aaattttccaaaatgcGACGGAAATGGTTGTTTTTTAGTAGATTTCGATTTCTCGAATCTTATAAGTCATCTAAGTTATCTGAAGCAATTTGGACATATTTGGAGTATGTAGCCAAGATTTTTTACACTTCGATTACCAGTTTCTTCTTACTTAGTCTCAAACAATCCAAATTAAGAGAGTGAATAGCgaggaaaaaaaacataaaataaaatcaaaacccttcaattatttgaatctttaataattaatttagaatatGTCATCATTGGTGGTATACATTGGCTAGTCAATTTCCTGTCGTCACAAAAACAGAGGCATTGTTTTGAATGccatatttgtaacaaaaataatataattgaattcaattttaaaattgtaattattttattttatacgtgTGCgagcaaaaaattaattgttaatataattattaatattttgggtgacaaaatttttgtttttaattttaaataaaatataataaatgaaaaatttgcccgcacaatacatttttttattcgcaTATCGCATGCATATTCCCGTTCAAGGACAGAATAAATATGCATTTAGCAATTATAACAGGTGAAAAATTATCGCGACaaaaataaataggtaataGATAGAtacctaataaaatatttcacttattgtattgtaaataagatgatagataataattattttttgtgttgtttacttttaatcatgtatacgatatttatttaccataaaAGTCGAAAAACTCAATTTCCACAAATGCATCACTCGAGTCACAATAAACACTTCTTATTTCTCTTTATTACTAAACTTCCTTTTATCAATTCTCTAAATAGCAgacaaaaatattcatagaaatttcgcttcaCGGCCATTTTAAGTAGAGCAtaagaacaataaaaataaattttcttattcgcataggtataaaaaaacttttgtaccTATATTATACCTATAGATGAAAATGTGTGACATTGGTTctaattttgcattaaaaagataagaaagtaataaaaaatttcaatataaatttttaagtattgattatattttttaaacaattatttttataactacatatttatatgcatattacCTACATATGTAGgcagtattatattataatacagaATAATGTGACCtcgacatatttaaaatattacaattgagtaataaaatttctgagatattgaaccatttttcttgaaaaattaaactataCAAATGTTATAGTATATTATTTCTCTGGCCTGTTTTTGCCTGCCAACGCGAAATCTtccttattcttttataaaattccatgatttccccttcattttcaagcttaccCTGTcggctaatgacgaaaaatagatTAACTGTCTAAAAatataccgcttaggaaaaaacaagcgaaagaaataatattaagatttaattttgttcagtatgtaatttttatatcatatctgtataataaattgcctataaataaaaaaaaattaaattactcatatattatttctcttgcCTGTTTTTAGCGTTCTATGCAATTCCGTACGGGTcgagttagttttttttttataaattatgcaaaGCAAATGTTTAATCCTAATAACTTTACAATTGTAAAAGTTTGTATGTTTGGATGTTTAGATCGTTTGAATGTTGTTACTTAATCACGCAAAAACGGCTAAGCGTGTTTTAATGAAACGGATAGTTTATTACATGGAATAAACACATacgatatataaaaattgtctttCCGTTACCGGATATGAAGCATCAGCTAATTTTTTGCCTTCTTCGCCTGATAGCCAAGATAAAATTGAGAATTATATTGACGTTTAGATTTTATTACCTAGCATGAAAATGCTACATgcaaatttaatcattatttcaAAGTTTCTTTAGACAGgacagtaaaaaattattatattttcaatgtcaacaggaaaataatttttaaaatatatcaataaagaaatttacataaacTTAATTCTTGTCAGTGTCTGCTGCACATTATCCATAGacatttttaggaaaaaagttgacatttttcttCAATCTTATTTCCATTAAAGCTAAGAACTATTGGGAAAATAGATTTAAGAAGCCACAGATGGTTCCCAAACAGGCAGAAAcgcaaaatacaaatatatgggcagggattatttaaaaatcttaactGAAAAACCATACTTACGAAAATttgttctgaaaatttaattttttaaattatctaatttttattttattgttacagGTGCACTGATTCGAGTAGAAGGATGTCAAACGAAAACTTTACTAGAAGAAGCTCTGAATTTGAGCAAAACAGTGAAAACATCACATCACGAATTTCGATCACCACCCActccaacaacaacaacaacaacaacagacAACCAACAATTATCCAACCAAGCTCCCATGTTTGCCGAAACTTATTTGGGAATGCTGAAACTACCGCATTGCATGAGAATTTCGAGAACTCGTTATATGAATCGTTACGCACGGCACGAGAACGATGGAACTTTGACTTTGAAAATGAACAACCGTTACCAGGTAAATGGCAATGGGAGAAGGTTACTAATGATGCAAGTAGCCCTACCATTATGTCAAATATCAGCAATGTTTCAACGGATACATCAATTGAACCTCCTCAATGTATACAAAACGATCATGATATACCTGAACATCATACATCGAATGAATCGATTGAAACAGATTATATTGAATTGCCCGATAATGATGTATTATTACAATCGTAATTTATCAACGATAAATTACAGGAGAAACCAAAATTGTGAAGAAGATGAATTAAGATATCGTGGTGACTATGATCAACTTTTCATTGATAATTCTAAATTATCGATAAAGAAATCTTCTAATGAATATTATGTGAAACGTGTTCGAGGTCATACAGTCAATCATTTACAAAATAGAATGATTTTTTCgtctaatatatttttataagtttaatgtaatattattactgtatttattatttatttatagaattttatatttaaaaaaaaatatttatatattattttctctattttttcttatatttatttattaatgtagaAAAGGAAAAATCAATATGCAAAAATAGAACTATTCTAATACAGTGGCCACGTAAAGTGTAGCTTGAGTAACTGAAGATGTTTTTCGCGAGACAAAACCATGAGCATATTTAAGTTTAATCCAATTATATTTGTCAACaattaatgcaattttttaacttattaaaaatttacctttttttaagtgaatttatGCGGTtcgaaaaaatgcaaaattaagaCCAAATCGCAATTAAGTCAAAAGCggcgtgaattttttttttcgaatgaaaGCTACCTTTACTggctaaataattataaaaaatacgaaTACCAAACACCTCGAAATTATTACCAAtggtaaaatgttttaatacccGAGACTATGAAAGTGCAATGATTTGCTGAAAGATAAAACTTcacaataatcaatattttgtatatttaatttctcAATAAGCAAATTAGGTAAGAGAAAAATTGAGATTTTGTTTTTCACATTAGTCCATAATTTTTCCTACACTACCCTgacggaaaaaatatttgaagaatgaCTTATTcacaataatcaatattttgtatatttaatttctcAATAAGCAAATTAGGTAAGAGAAAAATTGAGATTTTGTTTTTCACATTAGCCCATAATTTTTCCTACACTACCCTgacggaaaaaatatttgaagaatgaATAAGTCATAATAGgtaagtcttagaaactctgaaaaagtcttaaaaactctgaatttctcaacgtttatGGACTGTCTAATTCAGCCTTAATATAAGTCTGGATAAATCTGAATTAGACAGTtcaaaaacgttgagaaattcagagttattcagagttcctaagactttttcagagttgcAAAGACTCTCtttttctttcttcaaatattttttccaccagggtaacATAAGTTGAGTTATGGAAAAGATATTTTTCCTCTAAGCCATTTCCGAAAGACAACTGTGtacatttgtttcatattttgatatcttgtattgtacttttatttatttttaactgttttatacagttttaactgatttaatttaatttcctaAGTCTAACtttgatgtaaaaaatgttaaaattgttaaaattgttcaaaCCATAAAAGATAACATTTGCCACCTCCGTTGGCTGAGGTATAAGGTTGTAGTAACCATGTACTTACTAGCAAGGGATGGAGATgctagtttacaaaataatttaaaaaatgtaaaatatatatgaagttTTTTATCTTAGAGttgtggaaaataaaataaaaacctagTCAATGATTTCTACTTAAGGAGTTTTAGGTTGTCActtatttaagtaaaaacttttcatgaaatcattattttgaataaaatctatgtaattattaaatagcTATTACTTTGATCTTCTTTCAAAACCAAATCtccttaatttaaaaacaaaagattttcttttaaaatattttattaaaaatatgtataaaaattatatttatgatttgtatataaaaactctATATACAGCTAAAATCCaaagtaaaatacaaaaaaatgaaataaaaatatataatatatattagtttgtaaaaaattgttagttaaaCAAAGCCTTATCTAAATAAGTTAACCATAACTGAACTATTCATAGTACTTAACTTGATATAAGCCCTCAAGCCCACacctaaaaaaacatttgtgaTTACCTCTCCGTTGaatgttttctttatttccTGTTGGActgaacttttttgaaaatttcgttcaatttttttcaaacgttCCCGgaaaatttgtgattttgtGGCAAGCTTGAAATGGATCCTTTTTGTGGGAAAAAGgaaaaaccaaatataaaatCTGAGATAAACATGTTTAGTATTTTAGGAGTGAACCTGAGGTCTGTAAATATTAAGGactaaaattaatcattaaaaatagtagaatttttatatccaaatttaatttaaataattttaaaatttacgagATGCTAAATACTGTAATACAGCCAAACAAAACTTGAAAAACCTCCCGTTTCAAAACAACGGAAGTTGAGCAAATTCCAATCGAGCAAGAGTTCATTCCAATCGAGCCTAATTACCTTACAATTTCAACAACAATGGCTCTATCAGAAATTAATCATTACACAAAGCATGgcctttttttactaaaaatttacctACATTTTCTTGCATTATTTCATTTATGGTACCATTATTGAAGACAATCGATAGACCTCCCTGTATATAACACTGGCGGCACCCATGATAATACTCGTTTTTCTCGGGAGCTAAAAATCTGTACTAAATACATCCAATTTGGCGTTTTAACATAATTAAGTTATCAAAACGGTATATATTTAGCATTTCGTGAAAAAAACgtgaggtaattttttttattttattcaattccgttttaatgttaatttatatatacCTACTGTTTTATTTGCTGTTGTTTCAAAGCCTAAATAGCCAACTTATAAGTATATAATCCATTTTAttcaactcaaatttttttctaactgATCTTACCACTTATTAGCCTCTCATTTTCCacttatttcttaatattaatattcataagtaattgttaataaaaaattaagtcttgaaatttgaaaattgataccTGAGCAAAATATACACGTTTGGAAcagttttgaattattaaaaaacgataATTCGTAACCATAatcgtataaaattaataaattcacttCTAAACGACTTTGTTTAGGAAGTgatactttcaaatttaaatgtaaattttttaatattttccatgCTTCCATCATTAAGTATTACACTGTTGACATACCTAATtatcgaaaaagaaaatattttgtatgaaatgtaaatatagtcatttttaaaaaaaaatatttatttatgctaATTTTGTGCagttttatagataaaaatttgtgataattttttacttttctagctgactaataaattttgtatttttaaattgcaatttgtttacttttatttgAAGCAGCTGTTCACTGTATATTTTAAGCATTCCACCTTAAAACTTGAATCTTCCAGCCCAACGTTATATGTAAACGAAAAATCCTTACAATTATATTATGTGATTGCGGAAAAAACAAGAAATACAgaggaaatttacaaaatataaaaaacctccaacaaatttttctggtacggaatcctaaactcgcactggaAACATATCtaataacactctccattaaattatctttttccttagagccttctacaaactgaaccgattttgaggaccATCCCCTATTTTTTATCCCCTGTTCCGAGTaaggaactctaaactcgcacttgaaatttAGATCGACAAAGTTGAgttattaaataagaatttaaaactttgttctttggtatatttataaataaaaggtgtttgtaatataatataacactaatttattaaaaatgaataaataaaatgacatatttttttacatttcaattctCATCTTTTATTACCGGATGTATTTTAGTTTCAACAACCATACATCGGATAGTCcacatatgttttaatataaaaatatgtttatgatttaatttcaatcatttgAAACCTGAAACAAagatttttgtaacaaaataatattctgtGAAATGTTACTACTTAATACGTATATGCAATTTTACTACATGTTTGTATTATTGATTGCCTaagctaaattaatttaataatttgttacaaTAATGACCATTTTGATCTTTGTAAATTGAcatataaaataagataaataagattttttcgattatttttctaaatactaTACGtggtatttattaaaagaaaaaataacccCTCTTTTGGATTATCATGGCACGGCTATTCGGAAGAAAATGCAAAATGCTTCgattatattttcattgatatctcgtgaaaaaatttcatggaaattaaaattttcgaaccGGCGATAACTTGGAAAAAATTTCCGagatttttgtcaattttcaaaaattacattcaaggctaataaaataatattttctcacctccgtgcagaaagtgtcaagacaaaaaaaaaagcagaaAGCAGAAAGGCGCTGAAAGGCAGAAAGTGCCTTTCAGCGGTACAGGTTGAGTACAGTGAGAATTGAATATCACACCCCTTGGTGTCTCATCCCTGCATCAACAAATATGTAcagcgttgctggatactaactctgcataagtattcgaagcaaattacataaatgccgtacagaaacaAATCCAATAACTTCGGAACCGGAACCTTTCTCTTTTTCAAACCATAAtacataagaaatttaaaaaaagaaaaagctcCATTTTCAAACCCACCAGGGTATTTTAACAAGCAATTATGTTAGTTCTTatatcacttatttattattaatattttatgaaccgAAAACATAATATAAGATGGATTGTAGTTATCTTTCTTCCAATAACAGCATGAGGATGTAAATAATGCAAAAGGAACTCCTCAAGTTACACACGCGTTCCCAGTCATATCTGATGTTGaagatataaacaaacaaacaaaacaccCACATCAATGAAAAAGGTATTCGATTTCCACAATACGTTCATCGTCATCTAACACATGAGTATCTGTATTTCATGAGACAAGACTGCACCATCAACTTCAAAATGAAAGGTAATTAATACGAGATATATCTGTgagaagttttaataaattgttttttataaattatgtatttattaacaaCCTCTcgttattttgaaataagtataaaaaatatctttattagcataataatttacaatatttactaTAGACGTCATTACAGTTaagattttctttgaaaaagaCGCCCAATAATTGGaatatttgataaagaaatgaaACTTAATTTTGTAGATGCTTTAGCTTGTTTACTAGGTacctttttcttatattttttcaaatatttcctaCAAACACTTTCATCAAAATCACTTAATTCGCAATCTGTTATTGAATCAGAATCATTTTCCGTAAAACTCTTCATTTCAATTTCTGAACCATCTGTGGTACTCAAAATTTCTGGTGGATTCATACTAACACAACATGGTATTGTCATTGATTTTCTGGCATCAGCTGCCATAGTTCGTTTACCCTGAGTAACCTTTGATTTTTTGCTATCCGTTACCATTGCCTTTCTGCCATCACCAATTGTACTAGTATCGAATTCAGTTTGCAATTTCTGTAATGTATAAACATTGAAgcgttttggtttatttttaattttgtctaaaatttgttcatctgttaattGCTCCTCCGTATCATCGTCTTGTTTCTCGCGacgtttcattttaattaattgtttggttttattcaaaacatgttcatcttttaaaagtttttccaataaatatcgttcagctttattaaattttggttGTTCGTACGTTATATCTCTTTCATCTTCAGAAATTGGGAGGGGTTCCATTTCTTTTTGGTAGATTCCACTACTAGTTGATGGTCGGGATAAGTcatgatatttttctttttcttcgaTATTCGGCAACGATTCCTTATCGTAATTATCAAATGTGATATGAAAATCATCTTTTGTAGGGCGAAATTTTGTACCCTaagtaaaacataaataaaataaaaaatagaaaagttagAGAAtatcagagattgaaaaaaaggGCAGAGAACGTGGGATTATTTTAATACAGAGCgcttttttgattaatttgtaaacatattttaatataggtACACGTTTTGGCCTTCGATAAAAATTCTGTCCATATAATAACTTGCAGATCCTGGTCATAGGCAACGAAATGATGTAAAAAGTAAGagcataaaaacataaaaattactcAGCAAATGatcatgaaaaatttacatttaccccttcagaaaaaaacaaagtttttttttaccccttcttaaaaagtttttttttttttgaggtacTAAGCATAAGAAGTTAGAGCATCGCTACCAAATTTCTGGCCTGACTATAAGTCTAAAGTTTAATAGTATATTTCTCTTGCATTACCATTTTATCCTTAGTTCCACAAATTGATGCTTTAACTTCATTAATTTCTCTATAGATTGTATCATTAATTTCATCATAGGTAGAAACATCTTGATCAATCAGATCGTAAAATGTGGGTCGATTGCTATCAGTCTCAACACTTGTTTTACTTGTCGACGGTTTAACATCTTCGATAAAATCtagttctttaaatttttttaattcattcgatGCAAAACGAACATGTCTCTCTAAAATTTGCGGATCGATTTCATCATCGACattcaaaaacatttcttttttttcaacttgTTCGATCGAACGAGTGTATACTAATCGATGTTGAGTAATATCtgctaaaaacaaatttaaattatcatcgCTCACAGCTTTACTAACCACTGGTACTTTCTTTAAACGACGTGTCACTTTTGGAACTTTAATTATTGGCAATGATATCGACCGacgtaaattattataatctgtTTTGTTGGGTGGTGCTTCGGCCGACTTTGGACTACAAGTAGAAG
The Chrysoperla carnea chromosome 4, inChrCarn1.1, whole genome shotgun sequence genome window above contains:
- the LOC123298791 gene encoding uncharacterized protein LOC123298791, with the protein product MLYYCCIEMKFISNENGTNDPIYHFTLQEVQNDGIPGALIRVEGCQTKTLLEEALNLSKTVKTSHHEFRSPPTPTTTTTTTDNQQLSNQAPMFAETYLGMLKLPHCMRISRTRYMNRYARHENDGTLTLKMNNRYQVNGNGRRLLMMQVALPLCQISAMFQRIHQLNLLNVYKTIMIYLNIIHRMNRLKQIILNCPIMMYYYNRNLSTINYRRNQNCEEDELRYRGDYDQLFIDNSKLSIKKSSNEYYVKRVRGHTVNHLQNRMIFSSNIFL
- the LOC123298792 gene encoding uncharacterized protein LOC123298792, with the translated sequence MKPKIGKDTPSTLTITPMTRRLRAGGLVAKEKASEKRKAMENIAANEFFKFADAYTPEEHFFPLHVKPSGELYYIPEKKVKQMLYVVNKLKKCSLESIVSDVTWESSTTEGDDDDDEDQFILDFKTDKVLAKANHCELLAHEIEQYYYTKSGDGPSTCSPKSAEAPPNKTDYNNLRRSISLPIIKVPKVTRRLKKVPVVSKAVSDDNLNLFLADITQHRLVYTRSIEQVEKKEMFLNVDDEIDPQILERHVRFASNELKKFKELDFIEDVKPSTSKTSVETDSNRPTFYDLIDQDVSTYDEINDTIYREINEVKASICGTKDKMGTKFRPTKDDFHITFDNYDKESLPNIEEKEKYHDLSRPSTSSGIYQKEMEPLPISEDERDITYEQPKFNKAERYLLEKLLKDEHVLNKTKQLIKMKRREKQDDDTEEQLTDEQILDKIKNKPKRFNVYTLQKLQTEFDTSTIGDGRKAMVTDSKKSKVTQGKRTMAADARKSMTIPCCVSMNPPEILSTTDGSEIEMKSFTENDSDSITDCELSDFDESVCRKYLKKYKKKVPSKQAKASTKLSFISLSNIPIIGRLFQRKS